From the Leptospira sp. WS60.C2 genome, one window contains:
- a CDS encoding methyl-accepting chemotaxis protein: protein MIKFIIFGLEGFNYGIGVPILLAYIYFFTQWTNEEFLIILISTGLVIIFILIFAVSFYWIRFAPIYRVLNGTASKRDNQKAYFWLDHLEKVAMLDIIIRYAVGYLFVMASLLLVQKTDNFVLLSEIAIGLVMTVAFTVLFQSIFIGYVETKFNIKGILLSIRVDKNSKINTRKLSRNLGFQTVLSFLAAILLLFIINYRMNFKQELDLVNTSMKQSVLDSESLMRVTLVDFRDKLTISIFADNKLKDQIVKRNLVGIRNVLNEIQLKSTNHAVEALFYYKPDDGIFISTNEYDKSKTGGIFYIEDGNLARQGPLRHTSIRSKISGDIVSPYTLPVYENNQFQGYVGGFLNIGKLSSFILGNLRIGNSGKVGFFDGDGTIVYFSDKKEIGNNAKTMLVFDAPYKTEEALGFMDSTEDGTQKRIFFVKNPEFNYIIYCIFENAELYEKTLTSLIVTLVISILVIFAIGIITVLVIESKLKPLERIKVRISEMVKGNLKSDFYDPSRDEIGSMANAMFDFQSKLRQIVNQTQNVSNELTNTSSDIYESMLNLSDAAQNQAASSEEISASIEEITAGIESVAQRTETQAFTLASLMKKMTELNQAVTDIDKKFQVADVRVEEITKDAKKGESSLGEMKLSMDKIYQSSSEMTNVVEIIHNISEQINLLALNAAIEAARAGASGRGFAVVADEISKLADKTAKSIEDIEELIKQNEVEINQGQEKIDQSISILSETITGVNSINQMTKEIRMVVQKQIETNEEVNEGVTQIRELSEMIKEATEEQKTAMMEISRSIAEINNHAQTTAISSDGTKSSSQNMNQLTESLRKEINYFHV from the coding sequence ATGATCAAATTTATAATTTTTGGTCTGGAAGGTTTTAATTATGGGATAGGCGTCCCGATTTTACTCGCATATATCTATTTTTTTACGCAATGGACCAATGAGGAATTTCTAATCATTCTAATTTCTACGGGTCTTGTCATCATTTTCATCCTAATTTTCGCTGTATCGTTTTATTGGATTCGATTTGCTCCTATCTATCGGGTTCTCAACGGCACTGCTTCCAAACGTGACAATCAAAAAGCGTATTTTTGGCTCGATCATCTAGAAAAGGTAGCAATGTTAGATATTATTATCCGTTATGCGGTCGGTTACTTGTTTGTGATGGCATCTTTGTTGTTAGTTCAAAAAACGGATAACTTTGTCTTACTCAGCGAAATTGCAATCGGGCTAGTAATGACTGTGGCATTCACAGTCCTATTTCAATCCATTTTTATAGGATATGTGGAAACCAAGTTTAATATCAAAGGAATTTTACTTTCGATTCGAGTTGATAAAAATTCAAAAATCAATACACGAAAATTATCTCGCAATTTAGGATTCCAAACCGTTCTCTCTTTTCTTGCTGCTATTTTACTTTTGTTCATCATTAATTATAGAATGAATTTCAAACAAGAGTTAGACCTTGTTAATACCAGCATGAAACAATCAGTTTTGGATTCTGAGTCACTGATGCGTGTCACTTTAGTTGATTTTCGGGACAAACTGACCATTTCCATTTTTGCAGACAACAAACTAAAAGACCAAATTGTCAAAAGAAACCTAGTTGGGATTCGGAATGTCTTAAATGAAATCCAACTAAAAAGCACCAATCATGCAGTAGAGGCGCTCTTTTACTACAAACCCGACGATGGCATTTTTATTTCTACAAACGAATATGATAAGTCAAAAACCGGCGGTATCTTCTACATCGAAGATGGAAACTTAGCAAGACAAGGGCCACTAAGACACACAAGCATTCGATCTAAAATCTCAGGCGACATTGTTTCACCTTATACCTTACCTGTGTATGAGAATAATCAGTTCCAAGGTTATGTGGGGGGATTTCTCAATATTGGAAAACTTTCCAGTTTTATTTTAGGCAATCTTAGGATCGGAAACTCAGGAAAAGTTGGATTTTTTGATGGAGATGGAACCATAGTGTACTTCTCCGACAAAAAAGAAATTGGAAATAACGCCAAAACAATGTTAGTTTTCGACGCTCCTTACAAAACGGAAGAAGCTCTTGGGTTTATGGACTCAACAGAAGATGGAACACAAAAAAGAATCTTTTTTGTAAAAAACCCTGAATTTAATTATATCATCTACTGCATCTTTGAAAATGCAGAATTATACGAAAAAACACTTACAAGTCTTATAGTAACCCTTGTTATTTCCATTCTTGTTATCTTCGCAATTGGAATCATTACAGTTCTTGTAATCGAATCCAAACTTAAACCTTTGGAACGAATCAAAGTTCGCATCAGCGAAATGGTAAAAGGAAACTTAAAGTCAGATTTTTATGACCCGAGTCGAGATGAGATTGGAAGTATGGCAAACGCGATGTTTGATTTCCAATCCAAACTCCGCCAAATCGTAAACCAAACCCAAAATGTTTCCAATGAATTAACAAACACAAGCTCTGATATTTATGAATCCATGCTAAACCTTTCGGACGCAGCACAAAACCAAGCAGCTAGTAGCGAAGAAATTTCTGCCTCCATCGAAGAGATCACAGCAGGAATTGAGAGTGTGGCACAACGAACAGAAACACAAGCCTTCACCCTTGCCTCACTTATGAAAAAAATGACTGAACTCAACCAAGCGGTAACAGACATCGACAAAAAATTCCAGGTGGCCGATGTACGAGTGGAGGAGATCACAAAAGATGCAAAAAAAGGAGAATCTTCGCTTGGTGAGATGAAGTTGTCGATGGATAAGATATACCAATCTTCTTCCGAAATGACAAATGTTGTGGAAATCATCCACAATATATCGGAACAGATCAACTTACTGGCGCTAAATGCTGCGATTGAAGCAGCAAGAGCTGGCGCCAGTGGGCGAGGGTTTGCTGTTGTTGCCGACGAAATTTCCAAATTAGCAGACAAAACCGCGAAATCCATAGAAGACATCGAAGAACTCATCAAACAAAACGAAGTTGAAATCAACCAAGGACAGGAAAAAATCGATCAATCGATCTCTATCCTGAGCGAAACCATCACTGGTGTAAATTCCATCAACCAAATGACAAAAGAAATCCGAATGGTGGTTCAAAAACAAATTGAGACCAATGAAGAAGTGAACGAAGGTGTCACTCAAATTCGGGAACTTTCCGAAATGATCAAAGAAGCAACGGAAGAACAAAAAACAGCGATGATGGAGATTTCAAGATCAATCGCAGAAATTAATAATCATGCACAAACCACTGCTATTTCAAGTGATGGAACTAAATCCAGTTCTCAAAACATGAATCAGCTAACAGAAAGTTTACGAAAAGAGATCAATTATTTCCATGTCTAA
- the lepB gene encoding signal peptidase I, protein MSKQKNKVPLKTKLLIILLPLGIGLISSTIVKYKILLPVSVTNSYMEPTLKKGDTAYFNRWYRKSQLGIGDVVIFLSPLDSKSYVIARIIGKPGDKISIQKRMVFRNDSILDPSLFPEPSTQMVPLIPQGKSEHDEMSPITVPEKHFFLLADNREIGVDSRVLGAIQESSIYAVLW, encoded by the coding sequence ATGTCTAAACAAAAAAACAAAGTCCCCTTAAAAACAAAACTTTTGATCATCCTTCTACCGCTTGGTATTGGACTTATCTCTTCTACGATTGTAAAATACAAAATCCTTTTGCCTGTTTCGGTAACCAATTCCTACATGGAACCAACTTTAAAAAAAGGAGACACCGCATATTTCAATCGTTGGTATCGAAAGAGCCAATTAGGGATTGGTGATGTGGTGATTTTTCTCTCCCCGCTCGATTCAAAATCATACGTGATTGCAAGAATCATTGGAAAACCGGGGGACAAAATCTCCATCCAGAAACGGATGGTGTTTCGGAACGATTCCATTCTCGACCCAAGTCTCTTCCCTGAGCCTTCCACACAAATGGTCCCTCTGATACCGCAAGGAAAATCGGAACATGATGAAATGAGTCCTATCACAGTACCAGAAAAACATTTCTTTTTACTTGCGGACAACCGTGAGATTGGTGTAGATTCAAGAGTCCTTGGAGCCATCCAGGAATCTTCTATCTATGCAGTTCTTTGGTGA
- a CDS encoding ATP-binding protein, whose product MDRFKKELTRARFQQNILAQVSSHPSARSGDIATLAQFITKSVSEGLEIERVGVWLFNESKNELVNVDTYKRSSRTHSSGAILKENEFREEFQYLIREKFVDANDPYTDPRTKGFIESYLKPNGITAMLDGVIRMGEELIGTLCFEHVGKKHEWTEDEITFCSQLGDQITLTISNQRKNKINDELLDRENELRDLNESLERLVEERTKKLKTSNEELETTISTLKKAQDQLVLSEKMASLGQLVAGIAHEINNPIAAIQASAENLKEFLFVSELSLFQKELTNLLPEKSQQDRFLELVNLLKTRVEIISGRERMSRRKRIESWLSSNGVSESFSFHLIDTGFDLDVLNSFSDLFLKDKLESILTLLVEQITVYQSLHIMLLAVERASKMTFALKNFVRFEISKNPIQVNVKENIETVLTLYQNQFKKNVTLVKEFNEIPFIEGYPEELLHLWTNLIYNALQAMSFQGKLIIQTKYEDENVIITVEDNGPGIPETIQDRIFEPFFTTKPLGEGSGLGLDICRKIVERHFGSIQFETKPGRTIFKIVLPIKLPNQSKD is encoded by the coding sequence ATGGATCGCTTCAAAAAAGAGCTCACGCGCGCTAGATTTCAGCAGAATATCCTGGCACAGGTTTCCTCACATCCGAGCGCTCGGTCTGGGGACATTGCCACTCTTGCCCAATTCATCACCAAGTCTGTTTCCGAAGGATTGGAGATCGAACGAGTGGGTGTGTGGCTCTTCAATGAGTCCAAAAATGAATTGGTCAATGTAGATACATACAAAAGAAGCAGTCGAACTCATAGTTCTGGTGCCATCTTGAAGGAAAATGAATTCCGAGAAGAGTTTCAATATTTAATTCGAGAGAAGTTTGTAGATGCCAATGATCCTTACACGGATCCGCGCACCAAAGGTTTTATTGAATCCTATCTCAAACCAAATGGCATCACTGCTATGTTAGATGGTGTGATTCGAATGGGAGAAGAGCTCATCGGGACTTTGTGTTTTGAACATGTAGGAAAAAAACATGAGTGGACAGAAGATGAAATCACTTTTTGTAGTCAGTTAGGTGACCAGATTACCCTTACCATTAGCAACCAAAGAAAAAACAAAATCAATGATGAATTACTTGATAGAGAAAATGAACTTCGCGATCTGAATGAAAGTTTAGAACGTTTGGTTGAAGAACGAACAAAAAAATTAAAAACATCAAACGAAGAATTAGAGACAACCATTTCGACTCTTAAAAAAGCCCAGGACCAATTGGTTCTCTCGGAAAAAATGGCAAGCCTTGGCCAACTCGTGGCAGGGATTGCTCATGAAATCAACAATCCCATTGCCGCCATCCAAGCCTCTGCAGAAAATTTGAAAGAATTTTTATTCGTCTCAGAATTATCGCTCTTTCAAAAAGAATTAACCAACTTATTACCAGAAAAATCACAACAAGATCGATTTTTAGAACTTGTGAACCTTTTAAAAACACGAGTGGAGATCATTTCTGGTCGGGAGAGAATGAGCAGAAGAAAACGGATAGAATCATGGTTATCTTCCAATGGTGTTTCGGAATCGTTTTCTTTTCACTTGATCGATACAGGATTTGATTTGGATGTGCTGAATTCTTTTTCGGATCTCTTTCTAAAAGATAAATTGGAAAGTATTCTCACTCTTCTCGTAGAACAAATTACCGTCTATCAATCTCTCCATATCATGCTTCTTGCCGTGGAACGTGCGAGTAAAATGACCTTTGCTTTAAAAAACTTTGTCAGATTTGAGATTTCAAAAAATCCAATCCAAGTGAATGTAAAAGAAAATATTGAAACGGTCCTCACGTTATACCAAAACCAATTCAAAAAAAATGTAACATTGGTGAAAGAGTTTAACGAAATTCCTTTTATCGAAGGTTATCCAGAAGAATTATTACATCTCTGGACAAATTTGATTTACAATGCCTTACAAGCCATGTCATTTCAAGGAAAACTCATCATCCAAACAAAGTATGAAGATGAAAACGTGATCATTACCGTCGAAGACAATGGACCTGGAATTCCAGAAACGATCCAGGATCGGATTTTTGAACCATTTTTTACCACCAAACCTTTGGGAGAAGGGAGTGGACTTGGTTTAGATATTTGCCGTAAAATTGTGGAACGCCATTTCGGTTCGATTCAATTTGAAACGAAACCTGGAAGAACCATTTTTAAAATTGTATTGCCGATCAAACTTCCCAATCAATCCAAAGATTAA